In the genome of Flexistipes sinusarabici DSM 4947, one region contains:
- the gyrB gene encoding DNA topoisomerase (ATP-hydrolyzing) subunit B, producing MELNKDYSEASIKVLEGLDPVRQRPGMYIGSTNTKGLHHLVFEVIDNSIDEAMAGFCSKISVTLHIDGSITIEDDGRGIPVGNHPVAGKPTVEVVMTTLHSGGKFNSGAYYASGGLHGVGVSVVNALSEFLEVTVRRNGGIYYQKYERGKPVCEFDKIGKTSKSGTKITFKADPQIFETTEFSYETLARRFRELAFLNSGVEISISDEKDDKSKTFFAEGGIVSYVKFLNKSKGLLIDEPVYIQGKYEDILVEISLLYNDSYNEAIYSFVNNIHTDGGGTHEAGFKAAYTKIFNSFVNKHGLLKEKFNLTGDDIREGISAILSVKMNEPVFEGQTKGKLGSSKAKTAVENVMYNYLTDYLEENPSIVKRILDKAIQAFRAREAARKAKELTRRKNALEVSTLPGKLADCQEKDPSKSEIFIVEGDSAGGSAKQCRHRKFQAILPLKGKILNVEKARYDKILSNNEIKSIITALGTGISKNDFNIEKLRYHKIIIMTDADVDGAHITTLLLTYFFRYMRQIIERGYLYIAKPPLYKIKKGKMERYIHDEEEMEDFLLDSGLVDIEIDELPEHRYKEVFKNILAYDDLLNKFARKGLYRPLMSELAVYEGLNASNFSQEGFIEDLFQYLKDKGAFEHYKNTEIEYNYEFDRYNIVVESETKRFVFNTEFMSTPEFKELRRLGVFVSELGSKPYKVKVNGDVKTFDNVKELITFIEERGKKGLSIQRYKGLGEMNPEQLWETTVDPERRSLYQVKIEDAEAADELFSLLMGDIVAPRREFIEENALKAKNIDI from the coding sequence ATGGAATTAAATAAGGATTACAGCGAAGCCAGTATTAAGGTTCTGGAAGGTCTCGATCCGGTTAGACAGAGGCCGGGAATGTATATTGGTTCCACCAATACAAAAGGGCTTCATCATTTGGTTTTTGAAGTTATTGATAACTCTATAGATGAAGCTATGGCCGGATTTTGCAGTAAAATTTCTGTCACTCTGCATATTGACGGCAGTATTACCATTGAAGACGATGGAAGAGGTATTCCTGTGGGAAATCATCCGGTTGCAGGAAAGCCTACAGTGGAAGTTGTAATGACTACACTTCACTCCGGAGGAAAGTTTAACTCAGGTGCATATTATGCTTCCGGCGGACTTCACGGGGTTGGGGTTTCTGTTGTTAATGCACTGTCTGAGTTTTTGGAAGTAACGGTGAGGAGAAACGGCGGGATATACTACCAAAAGTATGAAAGAGGTAAACCTGTTTGTGAGTTTGATAAAATTGGGAAAACAAGCAAAAGCGGTACAAAAATTACATTTAAAGCGGATCCTCAGATTTTTGAAACAACAGAATTTTCTTATGAAACACTCGCCCGCAGATTCAGAGAACTTGCTTTTTTAAACAGCGGTGTGGAGATTTCAATATCTGACGAAAAGGACGATAAATCAAAGACCTTCTTTGCAGAAGGTGGAATTGTCAGTTATGTAAAGTTTCTTAACAAAAGCAAGGGGCTTCTTATAGACGAGCCTGTTTATATTCAGGGGAAATATGAAGACATCCTCGTGGAAATTTCACTTTTATATAATGATTCATATAATGAAGCAATTTATTCTTTTGTAAATAATATACATACTGACGGCGGCGGAACTCATGAGGCTGGCTTTAAAGCAGCTTATACGAAAATTTTTAACTCATTTGTAAATAAACACGGCCTCCTTAAAGAAAAATTTAATCTAACCGGTGATGATATAAGGGAAGGAATTTCGGCTATCTTGTCAGTTAAAATGAACGAACCTGTTTTTGAGGGACAAACCAAAGGTAAGTTAGGCTCCTCTAAAGCTAAAACTGCTGTTGAAAATGTTATGTATAATTATCTCACAGATTATTTGGAAGAAAATCCGTCTATTGTAAAAAGGATACTTGATAAAGCCATACAGGCATTCAGGGCAAGAGAGGCCGCAAGAAAAGCCAAAGAACTGACAAGAAGAAAAAATGCTCTTGAAGTTTCAACTTTGCCTGGTAAACTTGCTGACTGCCAGGAAAAGGATCCTTCCAAATCTGAAATTTTTATAGTTGAGGGCGATTCGGCAGGGGGCTCTGCAAAACAGTGCAGGCATAGGAAATTTCAGGCTATTTTACCGCTTAAGGGTAAAATCCTGAATGTGGAAAAGGCCAGATATGATAAAATTTTGTCTAACAATGAAATAAAGAGTATTATTACAGCCCTTGGAACAGGTATCAGTAAAAATGATTTTAATATTGAAAAATTACGATATCATAAAATTATTATAATGACTGATGCTGATGTGGACGGAGCTCACATTACAACACTTCTGCTTACTTATTTTTTCAGGTATATGAGACAGATAATTGAAAGGGGTTATTTATATATAGCCAAACCCCCTCTTTATAAAATCAAAAAAGGTAAAATGGAAAGATATATTCACGATGAAGAGGAAATGGAAGATTTTCTTCTGGATTCAGGCTTGGTGGATATTGAAATTGACGAACTTCCCGAACACAGATATAAAGAGGTTTTTAAAAATATACTGGCATACGATGATCTTTTAAATAAGTTTGCACGTAAAGGTTTATACCGTCCTTTGATGTCCGAACTGGCTGTTTATGAGGGATTAAATGCCTCTAATTTTTCCCAGGAAGGTTTCATAGAGGATCTCTTTCAGTATCTAAAAGATAAGGGTGCTTTTGAGCATTATAAAAACACGGAAATTGAATATAATTATGAGTTTGACAGATACAATATTGTAGTGGAAAGCGAAACAAAGCGTTTTGTATTTAATACTGAGTTTATGAGCACTCCTGAGTTTAAAGAATTGAGAAGGCTTGGAGTGTTCGTAAGTGAGCTTGGAAGCAAACCTTATAAGGTAAAAGTTAACGGTGACGTAAAAACTTTTGATAATGTAAAAGAGCTTATAACCTTTATTGAGGAGAGAGGGAAAAAAGGACTTTCTATTCAGCGTTATAAGGGTCTTGGCGAGATGAATCCTGAGCAGCTTTGGGAAACGACTGTGGATCCAGAGCGGAGATCCCTTTATCAGGTAAAAATTGAAGATGCTGAAGCTGCAGATGAACTTTTTTCATTGCTGATGGGGGATATTGTTGCACCAAGAAGGGAATTTATCGAAGAAAATGCTCTGAAAGCTAAAAATATAGATATTTAA
- the mnmG gene encoding tRNA uridine-5-carboxymethylaminomethyl(34) synthesis enzyme MnmG: MVMNEACYDVIVVGAGHAGCEAALAASRMGAKTLLLTIYMETIAQMSCNPAIGGLAKGNLVRDLDALGGEMAKCIDNTGIQFRVLNTKKGPAVRSSRAQADKAKYREYMTEILTTTPLLDVKQGAVVDILAENFGVKGVVTDYGQIFYSQRVILCTGTFLNGLIHIGEKRYKAGRANEFSSELLVNSLKGYGFNFERLKTGTPARLHESSIDFNSFEEQKGDSNPSFFSFETDDHILPQRSCYIAFTNENTHQIISDNMHRSPLYAGVITGIGPRYCPSIEDKVKKFPEKSRHQIFLEPEGLQSKEYYANGLSSSLPIDVQLKLYRSIKGLERAEFTRPAYAIEYDFVQPTALRLTLETKKLNGLYFAGQINGTTGYEEAAVQGYIAAVNAVLSYDNREFILNRDESYIGVMIDDLVTKGVDEPYRVFHSRGEFRLLLREDNAEYRLLEKGYNLGLVSKRRYERFVKEKEQLNSLIQKLQNVMLKPDGSTKSYFLEKNINLNNPVSLYNFLKRPEVKIGDIGDFLVEDYPEDVKKEAEITIKYEGYIKKQQDEVNKFRKIENVKIPESINYSNIKGLRAEYVEKLNRVKPATLGQASRIKGITPSALSLLHIHIEKMVKGNGSK; this comes from the coding sequence ATGGTGATGAATGAAGCATGTTATGATGTAATTGTTGTCGGAGCTGGACATGCAGGCTGTGAAGCAGCCTTGGCTGCCTCCCGCATGGGAGCTAAAACGTTATTGTTAACAATATATATGGAAACGATAGCCCAAATGAGCTGTAATCCTGCTATTGGTGGACTGGCAAAAGGTAATCTGGTAAGGGATCTGGATGCACTGGGCGGTGAAATGGCAAAATGCATTGATAATACTGGTATACAGTTTCGCGTGCTTAATACTAAAAAAGGCCCTGCAGTCAGAAGCTCACGGGCACAGGCTGATAAGGCAAAATATAGGGAGTATATGACGGAAATATTAACCACAACACCTCTGCTGGATGTTAAACAGGGCGCTGTTGTTGATATTCTGGCTGAGAACTTCGGTGTAAAAGGTGTTGTGACAGATTATGGGCAAATTTTTTATTCTCAGCGAGTTATTCTGTGCACAGGTACTTTTTTAAACGGTTTGATTCATATAGGTGAAAAAAGATATAAAGCCGGAAGAGCCAATGAATTCTCCTCAGAGCTGCTTGTAAATTCACTTAAAGGTTATGGATTCAATTTCGAAAGACTTAAAACTGGAACGCCTGCAAGGCTTCATGAGTCATCAATTGATTTTAACAGTTTTGAGGAACAAAAGGGGGACAGTAATCCTTCCTTCTTTTCATTTGAAACCGATGACCATATACTGCCGCAACGATCCTGCTATATCGCTTTTACTAATGAGAATACTCACCAAATAATCAGTGATAATATGCACAGGTCACCTTTATATGCCGGGGTAATTACTGGGATAGGCCCGCGCTACTGTCCATCTATTGAGGATAAAGTGAAGAAGTTCCCTGAGAAAAGCCGGCATCAGATTTTTCTTGAGCCAGAGGGTTTACAGAGTAAAGAATACTATGCTAATGGGCTTTCGTCATCTTTGCCCATTGATGTGCAGCTAAAATTATACAGAAGTATAAAAGGGTTGGAAAGGGCTGAATTCACGCGTCCGGCCTATGCTATTGAGTATGATTTTGTGCAACCCACTGCACTGCGTCTTACACTTGAAACAAAGAAGTTAAATGGCCTGTATTTTGCCGGGCAGATTAACGGTACTACGGGTTATGAAGAGGCAGCAGTTCAGGGATATATTGCAGCTGTAAATGCCGTTCTCAGCTACGATAACAGGGAATTTATCCTGAACCGGGATGAAAGTTATATAGGAGTTATGATAGATGATTTAGTAACAAAAGGAGTTGATGAGCCTTACCGTGTTTTTCACTCCAGGGGGGAATTCAGGCTGTTGCTGCGTGAGGACAATGCTGAGTACAGACTGCTGGAAAAAGGATATAATCTTGGACTTGTCAGCAAAAGAAGGTATGAACGGTTCGTAAAGGAGAAGGAGCAGTTAAATTCGCTAATTCAAAAACTGCAAAATGTAATGCTTAAGCCTGACGGCAGTACAAAATCATATTTTCTTGAGAAAAACATAAACTTAAACAACCCCGTATCTTTATATAATTTTTTAAAAAGACCTGAAGTGAAAATTGGTGATATTGGCGACTTTCTTGTAGAGGATTATCCTGAAGATGTGAAAAAGGAAGCCGAGATTACTATAAAATACGAAGGTTATATAAAAAAGCAGCAGGATGAGGTTAATAAGTTCAGGAAGATTGAGAATGTGAAGATACCAGAGAGTATAAATTATTCCAATATAAAAGGTTTAAGAGCAGAATATGTTGAAAAGCTGAACAGGGTAAAGCCGGCAACACTGGGACAGGCAAGCAGAATAAAGGGTATTACCCCTTCCGCACTATCACTTTTGCATATCCATATTGAAAAGATGGTAAAGGGAAATGGATCTAAATAA
- the folD gene encoding bifunctional methylenetetrahydrofolate dehydrogenase/methenyltetrahydrofolate cyclohydrolase FolD, with product MSKLLDGRALSNKFKDSFREQVPSLRKRFGRIPGIAVILVGEDYASNLYVGMKEKACLDVGFKSVVKRLDSSVTTKELLRLIEEYNNDESIDGILVQLPLPDHIDEENVLLAIDPAKDVDGFHPYNVGLLNIGSDTLFPCTPYGVIKILQEYDINPDGKHAVVVGASNIVGKPMASLLLRKNATVTICHIRTKNMCEITNQADILVAAAGKAHLITSEFVKDGAVVVDVGMNRLNGKIIGDVDFEGVSSKASYITPVPGGVGPMTITMLLYNTLKSFKIRMNA from the coding sequence ATGTCCAAACTGCTTGATGGCAGGGCCTTATCAAATAAATTTAAGGACAGTTTCAGGGAGCAGGTGCCTTCTCTTAGAAAGCGTTTTGGTAGAATACCCGGCATTGCTGTGATTTTGGTTGGTGAAGATTATGCCAGCAATTTATATGTGGGAATGAAAGAAAAGGCATGTTTGGATGTTGGTTTCAAATCAGTTGTAAAGAGACTGGATTCTTCTGTAACTACTAAAGAATTGCTCAGGCTCATTGAGGAATATAACAACGATGAGAGTATAGATGGAATACTCGTCCAGCTTCCTTTACCCGATCATATTGATGAAGAAAATGTTCTTTTGGCTATAGACCCTGCTAAGGATGTGGACGGATTTCATCCTTATAATGTTGGGTTACTGAATATCGGTTCTGACACACTGTTTCCATGTACTCCTTACGGTGTTATTAAAATACTTCAGGAGTATGATATAAATCCTGACGGGAAACATGCTGTTGTGGTTGGTGCCAGTAATATAGTTGGTAAACCAATGGCTTCTCTGTTGCTGAGAAAAAATGCCACAGTCACTATCTGTCATATTAGAACTAAAAATATGTGTGAGATTACAAATCAGGCAGATATACTTGTTGCTGCCGCAGGTAAAGCACACCTTATTACTTCAGAGTTTGTCAAAGATGGCGCTGTAGTTGTGGATGTGGGGATGAACCGGCTAAATGGTAAGATAATAGGAGATGTCGATTTTGAAGGCGTAAGCTCAAAAGCGTCCTATATTACTCCTGTGCCGGGTGGCGTTGGTCCTATGACAATTACAATGTTATTGTATAATACACTGAAATCATTTAAAATACGTATGAATGCATAA
- the rsmG gene encoding 16S rRNA (guanine(527)-N(7))-methyltransferase RsmG, producing the protein MDLNKWISVDTTIENKLHIIYEKHMNSVHNLTSIKDKEEFFVKHYLDSIYIFNIYDFQFKTVMDVGSGGGFPGVVIALFYPESTVYLVESIRKKCDFLVELVRDVQLKNVEVINSRVENLKEPSCDLIVSRGVGKIKNILNWTTGVSRETSCWLFYKGENVFEEIKDANKLLKKKNMRFENVRVENPFKRTYTIINYI; encoded by the coding sequence ATGGATCTAAATAAGTGGATATCTGTTGATACAACAATAGAAAATAAACTTCATATTATTTATGAGAAACATATGAACTCTGTCCACAATCTTACTTCAATAAAAGATAAGGAAGAGTTTTTTGTTAAGCACTATTTGGACAGCATCTATATTTTTAACATATATGATTTTCAGTTCAAAACAGTTATGGATGTGGGAAGTGGAGGTGGATTCCCTGGAGTTGTAATAGCGCTGTTTTACCCGGAGTCTACTGTTTATCTTGTTGAAAGTATTCGTAAAAAATGCGATTTTTTGGTAGAATTGGTGAGGGATGTACAGTTGAAAAATGTTGAGGTGATAAACAGCAGAGTGGAAAATCTAAAAGAGCCGTCATGTGATCTGATAGTTTCCCGAGGAGTAGGGAAAATAAAAAATATACTCAATTGGACAACGGGTGTTTCACGTGAAACATCATGCTGGCTCTTTTACAAAGGCGAAAATGTCTTTGAAGAAATAAAGGATGCTAATAAGCTGCTTAAGAAAAAAAACATGAGGTTCGAAAATGTCAGAGTGGAAAATCCGTTTAAGAGGACTTATACCATTATTAATTATATTTAG
- the mnmE gene encoding tRNA uridine-5-carboxymethylaminomethyl(34) synthesis GTPase MnmE, producing the protein METIVAPITPLVTSAVIILRVSGEKAFDCVDNLILPGGRHLERGNIKFRHVYTGSFIDSDGSVLDEVVFYFFKSPASYTGENVLEISFHGNPQIVRKALSVIYEKGIRAAEPGEFTKRAFLNGKLDLTQAESVASLIESKTDKGIYYSFRQLKGSLSKKVIDIKNSLVDISSVIEAYVDFPEDDLSDHDVDFVTQKLSDVLDDISKLIESYKKHRYQREGLKIVIVGKPNVGKSSLLNSLLEEERAIVSEIPGTTRDFIEEVISIKGIPVRLMDTAGLRGDGDVIESRGIEKARDKIEDADIVLVVIDLSNEIDAEDRKILEMTENKNRIVLGNKDDLANDVSGSAKSLIELSVSAKYRTNFKLLEDMIYSRVCSDDSELYAGEIITTERHVALLKNLYDILISVKDKIISEHLDLISIDMGMALDIVSEFTGEKYTEEILDNIFEKFCLGK; encoded by the coding sequence ATGGAGACTATTGTAGCACCAATTACCCCTCTTGTTACTTCGGCAGTTATTATCCTTAGAGTTTCAGGCGAAAAAGCTTTTGACTGTGTTGATAATCTTATATTACCCGGTGGCAGGCACTTAGAGAGAGGTAATATAAAATTTAGACATGTTTATACAGGCAGTTTTATAGATTCAGACGGTTCTGTGCTGGATGAAGTTGTTTTTTATTTTTTCAAATCGCCTGCTTCGTATACGGGTGAGAATGTCCTGGAAATTTCTTTTCATGGTAATCCTCAAATTGTCCGCAAGGCTCTTTCTGTAATATATGAGAAAGGTATAAGAGCAGCGGAACCCGGAGAATTCACAAAGCGTGCGTTTCTTAACGGCAAACTTGATCTAACCCAGGCAGAATCTGTTGCCAGTTTAATTGAAAGTAAAACGGATAAAGGTATTTATTATTCTTTCAGACAGCTGAAGGGGTCCCTGTCAAAAAAAGTTATTGATATTAAAAATTCACTTGTGGATATAAGCAGTGTAATTGAGGCGTATGTTGATTTTCCCGAAGATGATTTATCGGATCATGATGTTGATTTTGTAACTCAAAAACTTTCTGATGTACTTGATGATATTTCAAAACTTATAGAGTCATATAAAAAGCACAGATATCAGAGAGAAGGTTTAAAAATCGTTATCGTCGGCAAGCCAAATGTTGGGAAATCTTCTTTGTTAAACAGTCTGCTTGAGGAGGAGCGTGCGATTGTTTCTGAGATACCCGGAACAACAAGGGATTTTATTGAGGAAGTTATCAGCATAAAGGGGATTCCGGTAAGATTGATGGATACAGCAGGTCTGAGGGGAGACGGCGATGTAATTGAGAGCAGAGGTATAGAAAAGGCTCGTGATAAAATTGAAGATGCCGATATTGTTTTGGTGGTTATTGACCTTTCTAATGAAATTGACGCTGAAGACAGAAAAATTCTTGAGATGACTGAGAATAAAAACCGTATTGTTTTAGGCAACAAAGATGATTTGGCCAATGATGTGTCCGGTTCTGCAAAATCTCTTATCGAATTATCTGTATCTGCAAAATACAGAACCAATTTTAAGCTGTTAGAGGATATGATTTATAGCAGAGTATGTTCTGATGACTCTGAACTGTATGCCGGTGAAATTATTACTACAGAAAGACATGTGGCTTTACTTAAAAATCTTTATGATATTTTAATCTCCGTTAAGGATAAAATTATTTCTGAGCATCTGGATTTGATATCCATAGATATGGGGATGGCTCTGGATATTGTTTCTGAATTTACCGGGGAGAAATATACCGAGGAAATTCTGGATAATATATTTGAGAAGTTCTGCCTTGGCAAATAA
- a CDS encoding DUF362 domain-containing protein: MSSKVFYSTMQNKGLQSPLSKITRLLNKCDPKSKYGSKQLVAVKTHFGEYGNTAFLKPVYLRPVIEKLKQLKCNPFLADTNTLYVGMRTNTVDHLHNAFLNGFNYSTFQIPVIIADGLRGENSLDIPVDGELLDHVKIASDIYNADAMVVVSHFKGHELTGIGGAVKNISMGCASRQGKLIMHSISKPVVHKEKCTSCGLCAANCAADAIVFGPKAEITEACTGCTRCVAVCPESAIGIDWNESSDNTQRKMAEYAKAIHDHFENKIVYLNFITDVAPTCDCFPANDTPVCPDLGFLASTDPVAIDKASFDLVAKHSPDGIDPFGKIYEEIDPIIQLKHAEKIGLGSTSYEIKMVK, encoded by the coding sequence ATGTCATCAAAAGTTTTTTATTCTACAATGCAAAATAAAGGCCTGCAGTCTCCGTTGAGTAAAATAACAAGACTTCTCAATAAATGTGACCCCAAATCAAAATACGGCAGCAAACAACTTGTTGCGGTAAAAACTCATTTTGGAGAATACGGTAACACAGCATTTTTAAAGCCGGTCTATCTCAGGCCTGTTATAGAAAAACTTAAGCAGTTGAAATGCAATCCGTTTTTGGCAGATACAAACACACTTTATGTAGGAATGAGGACAAACACAGTCGACCACCTGCACAATGCTTTTCTTAACGGTTTCAACTATTCAACCTTTCAGATACCTGTTATTATAGCTGACGGTCTAAGGGGGGAAAATTCACTTGATATCCCTGTAGATGGAGAACTGCTTGACCATGTTAAAATTGCATCGGATATTTATAATGCTGATGCCATGGTTGTAGTTTCGCACTTTAAAGGGCATGAGTTGACAGGAATAGGCGGTGCTGTAAAAAATATTTCCATGGGGTGTGCCAGCCGCCAGGGTAAATTGATTATGCACTCCATCTCCAAGCCTGTTGTACATAAAGAAAAATGTACCTCCTGCGGGCTTTGTGCAGCTAACTGTGCTGCTGATGCTATTGTTTTCGGACCCAAGGCGGAAATAACTGAAGCATGTACCGGTTGTACCCGATGCGTGGCCGTTTGCCCTGAAAGTGCGATTGGAATAGACTGGAACGAAAGCTCAGACAATACTCAACGGAAAATGGCTGAATATGCAAAAGCAATTCATGATCATTTTGAAAATAAGATAGTATACCTAAATTTTATTACTGATGTCGCACCGACTTGCGACTGTTTCCCGGCTAATGACACACCGGTCTGTCCTGATCTGGGCTTCCTCGCTTCAACTGACCCTGTGGCAATAGATAAAGCTTCTTTTGATTTGGTCGCTAAACACTCTCCGGACGGTATTGATCCTTTTGGAAAAATTTACGAGGAAATTGACCCAATAATACAATTAAAACATGCTGAGAAAATCGGGCTGGGCTCGACATCTTATGAAATCAAAATGGTCAAATAA
- the gyrA gene encoding DNA gyrase subunit A: MKKKGIIELSIEDSIKESYLDYAMSVIVGRALPDVRDGLKPVHRRVLYAMNEMGIVHNKPYKKSARIVGDVIGKYHPHGDAAVYDTAVRMAQDFSMRYPLIDGQGNFGSIDGDSPAAMRYTEIRMARIAEEMLADLDKNTIDFIDNYDGSLSEPVVLPTKIPNLLVNGGSGIAVGMATNIPPHNLTEVIDALQYMLKNDDYTAEDVLTFIKGPDFPTAGIIMGKSDIKNAYLTGRSSIKVRARTNIEEAKSGKEKIIVTELPYQVNKANLIEKIAELVRDKKITGITDLRDESDRDGIRVVIEIKKGDHPDIVLNQLYKYTQMETSFGINMVALVEGKPKTFSLLRILEEFIKHRVVVVTRRTEYLLKNAENRLHILEGLKTAVEYIDEVIKIIRGSADGKDAKSRLIERFNFSDTQSQAILDMRLQKLTGLEIEKLEDEYRNILQNIEYFKNILTNKNVLKDVIYEEMSEIKEKYGDKRKTEISASSEEINIEDLIPDDEAVVTITHNGYIKRTPLNSFSAQKRGGKGKSGALSKGDDFIERLIVSSNHSKLMFFTNMGRIYFLKVYELPESAPGTRGRHVSNFIHFSDNEFIASVLSVSDNVEEKDIVFGTKKGLVKRSPVSLFKSGRSGIIAIKLRDGDEIVSTDFVADDDNILIATKNGKAIHFSAKDIRSMGRNATGVKGIDLAKNDEVVSMEIASGAPYLLTVTENGYGKCTPVNEYRLQSRGGKGIKLSKVTSKTGKICGAKQVRQSDDVMLIIKSGKIIRIGVSQISVLSRNTQGVTLMNTGDDYIVSFAVVKEV, translated from the coding sequence ATGAAAAAAAAGGGGATTATAGAGCTTAGTATAGAAGACTCTATTAAAGAAAGTTATCTCGACTATGCAATGAGCGTGATTGTCGGCAGAGCTCTGCCTGATGTGAGGGACGGACTAAAACCTGTTCACAGAAGAGTTCTCTATGCAATGAATGAAATGGGCATAGTTCATAATAAGCCGTATAAAAAATCTGCAAGGATTGTTGGTGATGTTATCGGGAAATATCATCCTCACGGAGATGCGGCAGTGTATGATACAGCTGTCCGAATGGCACAGGATTTTTCAATGCGCTATCCGCTTATTGATGGTCAGGGCAACTTTGGCTCAATAGACGGTGATTCCCCTGCTGCAATGAGATATACAGAGATAAGAATGGCCAGGATTGCAGAGGAAATGCTGGCAGATCTTGATAAGAATACTATTGATTTTATCGATAATTATGACGGCTCTCTCAGTGAGCCCGTTGTTCTACCCACAAAAATTCCTAATTTGCTGGTTAACGGAGGCAGCGGGATTGCTGTGGGGATGGCCACAAATATTCCACCTCATAACCTGACAGAGGTAATCGATGCATTGCAGTATATGCTTAAAAATGATGATTACACTGCTGAGGACGTTCTTACATTTATAAAAGGCCCGGATTTTCCCACAGCAGGCATTATAATGGGTAAATCAGATATTAAAAATGCATACTTGACAGGTCGATCATCCATAAAAGTCAGAGCACGTACAAATATTGAAGAAGCAAAAAGCGGTAAAGAGAAAATAATAGTTACCGAACTTCCTTACCAGGTGAATAAGGCTAATCTTATAGAAAAGATTGCAGAACTTGTCAGAGATAAGAAAATTACCGGCATTACGGACTTAAGGGATGAGTCCGATAGAGATGGTATCAGAGTAGTTATAGAAATTAAAAAAGGTGACCACCCTGATATTGTTTTAAACCAGCTTTACAAATATACACAAATGGAAACGTCTTTTGGTATTAATATGGTGGCACTTGTTGAGGGTAAGCCGAAAACGTTTTCTCTTCTGAGAATATTGGAAGAATTTATCAAGCACAGAGTTGTTGTGGTTACCAGAAGAACCGAATACCTTCTTAAAAACGCAGAAAATCGCCTGCATATTCTTGAAGGGTTGAAAACTGCCGTTGAATATATTGATGAAGTTATAAAAATTATTCGCGGCTCTGCTGACGGAAAGGATGCAAAATCAAGACTAATCGAGCGTTTTAATTTTAGTGATACGCAGTCTCAGGCTATTCTGGATATGAGACTCCAGAAGCTTACCGGTCTTGAAATTGAAAAGCTTGAGGATGAATATAGAAATATTTTGCAAAATATAGAGTACTTCAAAAATATTCTCACCAATAAAAATGTTCTGAAAGATGTTATTTATGAAGAAATGTCAGAGATTAAGGAGAAATACGGCGATAAAAGAAAAACCGAAATATCTGCATCTTCTGAAGAGATTAATATTGAGGATCTTATTCCTGATGATGAAGCTGTCGTTACTATCACACACAATGGATATATAAAAAGAACACCTCTTAACTCTTTTTCCGCACAAAAACGCGGTGGAAAAGGCAAATCCGGTGCGCTGAGCAAAGGTGACGATTTTATTGAGCGGCTTATCGTTTCCTCTAACCACTCCAAGCTGATGTTTTTTACTAATATGGGTCGAATTTATTTTCTTAAAGTTTACGAGCTTCCCGAATCTGCTCCCGGAACCCGCGGCAGACATGTTTCAAATTTCATACACTTTTCCGATAATGAATTCATTGCTTCTGTGCTTTCTGTTTCAGATAATGTTGAGGAGAAGGATATTGTATTCGGTACTAAAAAGGGACTTGTAAAGCGTTCTCCCGTAAGTCTTTTTAAAAGCGGCAGAAGTGGAATAATAGCAATAAAGTTAAGGGATGGAGATGAAATTGTTTCCACTGATTTTGTTGCTGATGATGATAATATCTTAATTGCCACAAAAAACGGTAAAGCTATACACTTCTCAGCTAAGGACATCAGATCGATGGGAAGAAATGCAACCGGTGTAAAAGGTATTGATTTGGCAAAGAATGATGAAGTGGTTTCAATGGAGATTGCATCCGGTGCACCTTATCTGCTTACAGTGACTGAAAACGGTTACGGAAAATGCACACCTGTTAATGAGTACAGATTACAATCAAGGGGCGGCAAGGGTATTAAATTGTCAAAAGTTACTTCAAAAACGGGAAAGATATGCGGTGCAAAACAGGTCAGACAAAGCGATGATGTAATGCTTATTATAAAAAGCGGTAAAATAATTCGCATAGGGGTATCTCAGATATCTGTATTGAGCCGTAATACTCAGGGTGTAACACTTATGAATACGGGAGATGATTATATAGTTTCTTTTGCTGTGGTTAAGGAGGTATAG